One segment of Curtobacterium sp. MR_MD2014 DNA contains the following:
- a CDS encoding dipeptide ABC transporter ATP-binding protein has protein sequence MSTTTTTTTTTEPLLRVRDLDVRFPTPRGVVHAVRGVDLELRRGEVLGIVGESGSGKSVTSMAILGLLPETTKVTGSIALEGQELLGRSDKQLSKLRGAKVAMVFQDPLSAFTPVYTIGEQIAETVRVHRGASKQDARARAIELLELVGIPQAAQRVDAFPHEFSGGMRQRAMIAMAMANDPDVILADEPTTALDVTIQAQIIDVLRTAQRETGAALVFVSHDLGVIAGIADRIAVMYAGRIVETASADELFARPRMPYTIGLIGALPRLDESSGEPLVPIPGSPPSLIGLPDACPFADRCPLAAAVCRGSEPPLAAVDVAAGVPGEGPVDTSVPHAVACHRYEEVAEAHADAGAIFRLPEIPDTGVAVTTPAAREQRPAVVQVEGLTKTFPLVKGSVFKRKVGEVYAVDGVDLDIRTGETLGLVGESGSGKSTTLHQLMDLERPEHGTVELFGQPVTASKQLRQRISMVFQDPAASLDPRMSVYDVVAEPLRAIGASSDRIAERVPELLGLVGLRAAEADRYPHEFSGGQRQRISIARALATEPELIVLDEPVSALDVSIQAGVLNLLADLKARLGLSYLFVSHDLSVIRHVADRVSVMYLGRTVEEGAVDEVFERPMHPYTAALMSAVPVPDPVVERARRTILLPGDPPSPTERPTGCRFRSRCPLYAMLPEAQQARCRDEVPEKAPRAGAERDHRAACHYPEQVPQLVA, from the coding sequence ATGAGCACCACCACCACGACGACCACCACGACCGAACCGCTGCTCCGCGTCCGCGATCTCGACGTCCGGTTCCCGACCCCGCGCGGCGTCGTGCACGCCGTTCGGGGGGTCGACCTCGAGCTCCGGCGGGGCGAGGTCCTCGGCATCGTCGGCGAGTCCGGTTCGGGCAAGTCCGTCACGAGCATGGCGATCCTCGGACTGCTGCCGGAGACCACGAAGGTCACGGGGTCGATCGCGCTCGAGGGGCAGGAGCTCCTCGGCCGCAGCGACAAGCAGCTGAGCAAGCTGCGCGGAGCCAAGGTCGCCATGGTCTTCCAGGACCCGCTGTCCGCCTTCACGCCCGTGTACACGATCGGTGAGCAGATCGCCGAGACCGTCCGCGTGCACCGGGGTGCCTCGAAGCAGGACGCACGCGCCCGGGCGATCGAGCTGCTCGAGCTCGTCGGCATCCCGCAGGCCGCGCAGCGCGTGGACGCCTTCCCGCACGAGTTCTCCGGTGGCATGCGGCAGCGCGCGATGATCGCGATGGCCATGGCGAACGACCCGGACGTGATCCTGGCCGACGAACCGACCACGGCACTGGACGTGACGATCCAGGCCCAGATCATCGACGTGCTCCGCACCGCGCAGCGCGAGACCGGTGCCGCCCTGGTGTTCGTCAGCCACGACCTCGGGGTGATCGCCGGCATCGCCGACCGCATCGCCGTGATGTACGCCGGGCGGATCGTCGAGACCGCGAGTGCGGACGAGCTGTTCGCCCGACCACGCATGCCCTACACGATCGGCCTCATCGGCGCGCTGCCCCGGCTCGACGAGTCGAGCGGCGAGCCGCTGGTCCCGATCCCCGGGTCGCCGCCGTCGCTCATCGGGCTGCCCGACGCCTGCCCGTTCGCCGACCGGTGCCCGCTCGCCGCCGCCGTCTGCCGTGGGTCGGAACCGCCGCTCGCCGCGGTCGACGTGGCGGCCGGTGTCCCCGGAGAAGGGCCGGTCGACACCTCGGTGCCGCACGCGGTCGCCTGCCACCGGTACGAGGAGGTCGCCGAGGCCCACGCCGACGCCGGCGCGATCTTCCGGCTGCCCGAGATCCCGGACACCGGCGTCGCGGTCACCACACCCGCCGCCCGCGAGCAGCGCCCCGCCGTCGTCCAGGTCGAGGGGCTGACGAAGACGTTCCCGCTCGTCAAGGGATCGGTGTTCAAGCGCAAGGTCGGCGAGGTCTACGCGGTGGACGGCGTCGACCTCGACATCCGCACGGGCGAGACGCTCGGCCTGGTCGGGGAGTCGGGGTCCGGCAAGTCGACGACCCTGCACCAGCTGATGGACCTCGAGCGGCCCGAGCACGGCACGGTCGAGCTCTTCGGACAGCCGGTCACGGCGTCGAAGCAGCTGCGGCAGCGCATCTCGATGGTGTTCCAGGACCCCGCAGCGAGCCTCGACCCGCGCATGTCCGTGTACGACGTCGTCGCCGAACCGCTCCGGGCCATCGGCGCCTCGTCGGACCGCATCGCCGAGCGGGTGCCGGAGCTCCTCGGGCTCGTGGGGCTCCGTGCCGCCGAGGCCGACCGCTACCCGCACGAGTTCTCCGGCGGGCAGCGGCAGCGCATCTCGATCGCTCGGGCGCTCGCGACCGAGCCGGAGCTCATCGTGCTCGACGAGCCGGTCTCCGCGCTCGACGTGTCGATCCAGGCCGGGGTGCTCAACCTGCTCGCCGACCTCAAGGCACGACTCGGGTTGTCGTACCTGTTCGTGTCGCACGACCTGTCGGTGATCCGGCACGTCGCGGACCGGGTGAGCGTGATGTACCTGGGCCGCACCGTCGAGGAGGGCGCGGTCGACGAGGTCTTCGAGCGCCCGATGCACCCGTACACGGCTGCGCTCATGTCGGCGGTCCCGGTGCCGGATCCCGTCGTGGAGCGCGCACGGCGGACGATCCTGCTGCCGGGGGACCCGCCCAGCCCGACCGAGCGCCCGACCGGCTGCCGGTTCCGCTCGCGCTGCCCGCTCTACGCGATGCTGCCCGAGGCGCAGCAGGCGCGGTGCCGCGACGAGGTGCCCGAGAAGGCGCCGCGCGCCGGCGCGGAGCGCGACCACCGTGCGGCGTGCCACTACCCGGAGCAGGTGCCGCAGCTGGTCGCGTGA
- a CDS encoding CPBP family intramembrane glutamic endopeptidase encodes MTRRRTWTEITIVLMLSLGGSALYSVLQIIDDLSQTTPLGEQSTALNTSTTTVQYVDLARQLVGIAVDLAPVALVCYLLWSARRPHLHRLGIDRFRARPDLGGAALIALGIGVPGLALYFTGRALGFTVDVDPAALNTYWWTIPVLLLSAVRSGLQEEVIVIGYLYERLGGLGWGRWQVILSTAVLRGSYHLYQGFGAFVGNAVMGVVFGWIYTRWGRLLPLVITHCLLDAVVFVGYPFVAQAFPGLFR; translated from the coding sequence ATGACCCGACGGCGGACGTGGACCGAGATCACGATCGTCCTCATGCTCTCACTGGGCGGCAGCGCCCTGTACTCGGTGCTCCAGATCATCGACGACCTGTCGCAGACGACGCCCCTCGGCGAGCAGTCGACGGCACTCAACACGTCCACCACGACCGTGCAGTACGTCGACCTCGCGCGGCAGCTCGTCGGCATCGCGGTCGACCTGGCCCCGGTCGCGCTGGTCTGCTACCTCCTCTGGAGCGCGAGGCGCCCGCACCTCCACCGGCTCGGCATCGACCGCTTCCGGGCGCGGCCGGACCTCGGCGGTGCAGCCCTCATCGCGCTCGGCATCGGCGTCCCCGGACTCGCGCTCTACTTCACCGGTCGCGCACTCGGCTTCACGGTGGACGTCGACCCGGCGGCGCTGAACACCTACTGGTGGACGATCCCCGTCCTGCTGCTCTCGGCCGTCCGGTCCGGGCTGCAGGAGGAGGTCATCGTGATCGGGTACCTGTACGAGCGACTCGGCGGGCTCGGGTGGGGGCGGTGGCAGGTCATCCTGTCGACCGCGGTCCTGCGCGGGAGCTACCACCTGTACCAGGGGTTCGGGGCGTTCGTGGGGAACGCGGTGATGGGCGTCGTGTTCGGGTGGATCTACACGAGGTGGGGGCGGCTGCTCCCGCTCGTCATCACGCACTGCCTGCTCGACGCCGTCGTCTTCGTGGGCTACCCCTTCGTCGCCCAGGCGTTCCCGGGACTGTTCCGGTGA
- the typA gene encoding translational GTPase TypA: MALATRSDLRNVAIVAHVDHGKTTLVDAMLTQTNSFDAHFEGEDRMMDSNDLEREKGITILAKNTSVLYNGEHAEQFNPGGRITINVIDTPGHADFGGEVERGLSMVDGVVLLVDASEGPLPQTRFVLRKALAAKLPVILLVNKTDRPDSRIDEVVSESQDLLLGLASDLSDEVDDLDLDAILDVPVVYASGRAGAASRNKPNDGELPDNDDLEPLFEAILQHVPAPTYDDEHPLQAHVTNLDASPFLGRLALLRIFHGTMKKGQTVAWVKHDGTVANARITELLITKALDRFPAESAGPGDIVAVAGFDTITIGETLSDPEDVRPLPTITVDDPAISMTIGTNTSPLVGKVKGHKLTARMVKDRLDRELIGNVSLKVQDIGRPDTWEVQGRGELALAILVEQMRREGFELTVGKPQVVTKRDENGKLQEPYEHMTIDTPEEHLGAITQLMAARKGRMENMTNHGTGWIRMEFIVPSRGLIGFRTSFLTETRGTGIANAISHGYDDWAGPIQTRINGSIVSDRAGVVTPFAITNLQERMTFFVNPTEEVYEGMVIGENSRADDMDVNITKEKKLTNMRSANADSFESMTPSRQLSLEECLEFAREDECVEVTPDNVRIRKVELDAQARQRAYARLKRQDA; encoded by the coding sequence ATGGCGCTCGCCACCCGGTCCGACCTGCGCAACGTCGCCATCGTGGCACACGTCGACCACGGCAAGACCACCCTCGTCGACGCGATGCTCACGCAGACCAACTCGTTCGACGCCCACTTCGAGGGCGAAGACCGGATGATGGACTCGAACGACCTCGAGCGCGAGAAGGGCATCACCATCCTCGCGAAGAACACCTCGGTGCTCTACAACGGGGAGCACGCCGAGCAGTTCAACCCGGGTGGCCGCATCACGATCAACGTGATCGACACCCCCGGCCACGCCGACTTCGGTGGTGAGGTCGAGCGCGGCCTCTCCATGGTCGACGGTGTCGTGCTGCTCGTCGACGCGTCCGAGGGCCCGCTGCCCCAGACCCGCTTCGTGCTGCGCAAGGCGCTCGCCGCGAAGCTCCCGGTGATCCTGCTCGTCAACAAGACGGACCGCCCGGACTCCCGCATCGACGAGGTCGTCTCCGAGTCGCAGGACCTGCTCCTCGGCCTGGCCTCGGACCTGTCGGACGAGGTCGACGACCTCGACCTCGACGCGATCCTCGACGTCCCGGTCGTCTACGCGTCCGGTCGTGCCGGTGCCGCGAGCCGCAACAAGCCGAACGACGGCGAGCTGCCCGACAACGACGACCTCGAGCCGCTGTTCGAGGCGATCCTGCAGCACGTGCCGGCGCCGACGTACGACGACGAGCACCCGCTGCAGGCGCACGTCACCAACCTCGACGCCTCGCCGTTCCTCGGCCGCCTCGCGCTGCTCCGCATCTTCCACGGCACGATGAAGAAGGGGCAGACGGTCGCGTGGGTCAAGCACGACGGCACCGTCGCGAACGCCCGCATCACCGAGCTGCTCATCACGAAGGCACTCGACCGTTTCCCGGCCGAGTCCGCGGGCCCCGGTGACATCGTCGCCGTCGCCGGCTTCGACACCATCACCATCGGTGAGACGCTGTCCGACCCCGAGGACGTCCGCCCGCTGCCGACGATCACGGTCGACGACCCCGCCATCTCGATGACCATCGGGACCAACACGAGCCCGCTCGTCGGCAAGGTCAAGGGCCACAAGCTGACCGCGCGCATGGTCAAGGACCGCCTCGACCGCGAGCTCATCGGCAACGTGTCGCTCAAGGTGCAGGACATCGGCCGTCCGGACACCTGGGAGGTCCAGGGCCGTGGTGAGCTGGCGCTCGCCATCCTGGTCGAGCAGATGCGCCGCGAGGGCTTCGAGCTCACCGTGGGCAAGCCGCAGGTCGTCACGAAGCGTGACGAGAACGGCAAGCTCCAGGAGCCCTACGAGCACATGACGATCGACACGCCGGAGGAGCACCTCGGCGCGATCACGCAGCTCATGGCCGCGCGCAAGGGTCGCATGGAGAACATGACGAACCACGGCACCGGCTGGATCCGCATGGAGTTCATCGTGCCGTCGCGTGGCCTCATCGGCTTCCGCACGTCGTTCCTCACCGAGACCCGTGGCACGGGCATCGCGAACGCGATCTCGCACGGCTACGACGACTGGGCGGGCCCGATCCAGACCCGCATCAACGGCTCGATCGTCTCCGACCGCGCCGGTGTCGTGACGCCGTTCGCCATCACGAACCTGCAGGAGCGCATGACGTTCTTCGTCAACCCGACGGAGGAGGTCTACGAGGGCATGGTCATCGGCGAGAACTCGCGCGCCGACGACATGGACGTGAACATCACGAAGGAGAAGAAGCTCACGAACATGCGTTCGGCGAACGCCGACTCCTTCGAGTCGATGACGCCGTCGCGCCAGCTCTCCCTCGAGGAGTGCCTGGAGTTCGCGCGCGAGGACGAGTGCGTCGAGGTCACCCCCGACAACGTGCGCATCCGCAAGGTCGAGCTCGACGCGCAGGCCCGTCAGCGCGCGTACGCCCGCCTGAAGCGCCAGGACGCGTAA
- a CDS encoding amidohydrolase → MTLDLLSLYQDLHAHPELGFQEHRTAGVIADRLAEIGGIEVTTGVGGTGVVGVLANGDGPVVWLRADIDGLPVQERTGLSYASTHTGRDDEGVEVPTMHACGHDIHVTWLLGTLERLVDTRDAWHGTVVAVFQPAEEVISGARAMIEDGLVERFPQPEVVLGQHSAPAPVGIVAVGSGPVMASSDRLTVTFNGRGAHGSAPQASLDPIVTAASAVVRLQTVVSREVSPSDAGVVTVGAFHAGTRPNIIPDQAVIEISTRARNEETRERIIASIERIVRAESEAGGLAAPTIERAPGAEVTVNDPEAAKRVLEAIRPVVPGARDLEIGLAMASEDVGQLATAAGVPLVYWFTGITDPELFRRGEEIPSNHSPFYAPQAETAIPVGVDALTAAARTYLS, encoded by the coding sequence GTGACCCTCGATCTCCTCTCCCTGTACCAGGACCTGCACGCCCACCCGGAGCTCGGCTTCCAGGAGCACCGCACCGCCGGTGTGATCGCCGACCGACTGGCCGAGATCGGTGGGATCGAGGTCACCACAGGCGTCGGCGGCACGGGCGTCGTGGGCGTCCTGGCGAACGGCGACGGGCCGGTCGTGTGGCTCCGCGCCGACATCGACGGCCTGCCCGTGCAGGAGCGCACGGGGCTGTCCTACGCGAGCACGCACACCGGCCGCGACGACGAGGGCGTCGAGGTCCCGACGATGCACGCCTGCGGACACGACATCCACGTCACGTGGCTGCTCGGGACCCTCGAGCGCCTCGTCGACACCCGCGACGCGTGGCACGGCACGGTGGTCGCCGTCTTCCAGCCCGCGGAAGAGGTCATCTCCGGTGCCCGCGCGATGATCGAGGACGGCCTGGTCGAGCGCTTCCCGCAGCCGGAGGTCGTGCTGGGGCAGCACTCCGCCCCCGCGCCGGTCGGGATCGTCGCGGTCGGCAGCGGACCGGTCATGGCGTCGAGCGACCGGCTGACGGTCACGTTCAACGGCCGCGGCGCGCACGGTTCGGCGCCGCAGGCCTCGCTCGACCCGATCGTCACCGCCGCGAGCGCCGTCGTGCGGCTGCAGACGGTCGTCTCCCGCGAGGTCTCGCCGTCCGACGCCGGCGTCGTCACCGTCGGCGCCTTCCACGCCGGGACCCGGCCGAACATCATCCCGGACCAGGCCGTCATCGAGATCTCGACGCGCGCCCGGAACGAGGAGACCCGCGAGCGGATCATCGCCTCGATCGAGCGCATCGTGCGGGCCGAGAGCGAGGCGGGCGGCCTCGCCGCGCCGACCATCGAGCGTGCCCCGGGTGCCGAGGTGACCGTGAACGACCCCGAGGCGGCGAAGCGCGTGCTCGAGGCGATCCGTCCCGTCGTGCCCGGTGCGCGCGACCTGGAGATCGGGCTGGCGATGGCGTCGGAGGACGTCGGCCAGCTCGCCACCGCGGCGGGGGTGCCGCTCGTGTACTGGTTCACCGGCATCACCGATCCGGAGCTGTTCCGCCGCGGCGAGGAGATCCCGAGCAACCACTCGCCGTTCTACGCGCCGCAGGCCGAGACGGCGATCCCGGTCGGCGTCGACGCCCTGACGGCAGCCGCCCGCACCTACCTGTCCTGA
- a CDS encoding PIG-L family deacetylase, protein MSKAPAPRPERVLFVHAHPDDETLSSGGTIATLLELGAEVTVLTATRGERGEMLTEALAPLFGDGPRVAAHRETEIAAALAALGGPAHLWLGGRGARPTDLPERRYSDSGMQWGPDGRATAADDAPADSLTAADLGEVVDDVRAAIRSTGADAVVSYADDGGYGHPDHVRVHHAARYAARAEEVPFSMIVDPTSDEVDLTVDVVPVRAKVRAAVEQYRSQVAIDPVDPTDPQRLTWVMPHGVRQEAPAVEAFRHDADPVPHAPETFAELTRQGKVTAVVVAAVAGLVVGALGTVTHQQRLAVFPVGMVLTTLIVLGLVVGLRLLYRSRAMVAAAGIGIIVATQVLVSVGGQSSPLVLANLAGYVWTFAPAAIAAFALAWPDLSGLRARAAAASASGAGAGTAAASSTDTARSGAPGRRE, encoded by the coding sequence ATGTCCAAGGCTCCCGCACCGCGTCCCGAGCGCGTCCTGTTCGTGCACGCCCATCCCGACGACGAGACCCTGTCGTCCGGCGGCACCATCGCCACCCTGCTCGAGCTCGGCGCCGAGGTGACGGTGCTCACCGCCACGCGGGGCGAGCGCGGCGAGATGCTCACCGAGGCCCTGGCGCCGCTCTTCGGTGACGGCCCCCGTGTCGCGGCACACCGCGAGACCGAGATCGCCGCCGCGCTGGCCGCGCTCGGCGGTCCGGCACACCTGTGGCTCGGCGGTCGGGGAGCACGTCCCACCGACCTGCCCGAGCGGCGGTACAGCGACTCCGGCATGCAGTGGGGACCGGACGGACGCGCGACGGCCGCCGACGACGCCCCGGCCGACTCGCTCACCGCGGCGGACCTGGGCGAGGTCGTCGACGACGTGCGCGCGGCGATCCGCTCCACCGGCGCCGACGCGGTGGTCAGCTACGCCGACGACGGCGGGTACGGCCACCCGGACCACGTGCGGGTGCACCACGCTGCCCGGTACGCGGCCCGGGCAGAGGAGGTCCCCTTCTCGATGATCGTCGACCCGACGTCGGACGAGGTCGACCTGACCGTCGACGTCGTCCCCGTCCGGGCGAAGGTCCGCGCCGCCGTCGAGCAGTACCGGTCGCAGGTCGCCATCGACCCCGTGGACCCGACGGACCCGCAGCGCCTGACCTGGGTGATGCCCCACGGCGTCCGGCAGGAGGCCCCCGCGGTCGAGGCGTTCCGGCACGACGCCGACCCGGTGCCCCACGCTCCCGAGACCTTCGCCGAGCTCACCCGTCAGGGGAAGGTGACGGCGGTCGTCGTCGCGGCGGTCGCCGGGCTCGTCGTCGGAGCACTCGGGACCGTCACGCACCAGCAGCGGCTCGCGGTCTTCCCGGTCGGCATGGTCCTGACGACGCTCATCGTGCTCGGACTCGTGGTGGGACTGCGCCTCCTGTACCGCTCGCGGGCGATGGTCGCAGCGGCCGGCATCGGGATCATCGTCGCGACGCAGGTGCTCGTGAGCGTCGGCGGGCAGTCGTCCCCGCTGGTGCTCGCGAACCTCGCCGGCTACGTCTGGACCTTCGCGCCGGCGGCGATCGCGGCGTTCGCCCTCGCCTGGCCCGACCTGTCGGGGCTGCGCGCCCGCGCCGCGGCGGCGTCGGCGTCTGGAGCCGGGGCCGGGACGGCTGCCGCATCGTCCACGGACACCGCGCGGTCCGGGGCTCCCGGGCGCCGCGAGTAG
- the fdxA gene encoding ferredoxin, protein MTYVIAQPCVDVKDRACIDECPVDCIYEGDRSLYIHPDECVDCGACEPVCPVEAIYYEDDLPDEWADYYKANVEFFDEVGSPGGAAKVGVIHKDHPVITAQPPRG, encoded by the coding sequence GTGACCTACGTGATCGCCCAGCCCTGTGTCGACGTCAAGGACCGCGCCTGCATCGACGAATGCCCGGTCGACTGCATCTACGAGGGTGACCGGTCGCTGTACATCCACCCCGACGAGTGCGTCGACTGTGGTGCGTGCGAGCCGGTCTGCCCGGTCGAGGCGATCTACTACGAGGACGACCTGCCGGACGAGTGGGCCGACTACTACAAGGCCAACGTCGAGTTCTTCGACGAGGTCGGTTCGCCCGGCGGTGCTGCCAAGGTCGGTGTGATCCACAAGGACCACCCCGTCATCACGGCCCAGCCCCCGCGCGGCTGA
- the dapC gene encoding succinyldiaminopimelate transaminase — MALDLPDFPWDQLVPFKQRAAAYEGGIVDLSVGSPVDPTPEVVRRALAGATDAHAYPQVAGTPALREAIADWYGRRQGITLTPEQVLPTIGSKEFIAGLALWLGIGPGDTVVFPEAAYPTYELGAALVRADALASDDPAAWPESTKLVWLNSPGNPDGRVLSVEQLRAAVARARELGAVIVGDECYAELGWEPPYDASPTPSILDPQVVGDRVDGVLSVYSLSKQSNLAGYRAAFVAGDAAILADVLAVRKHTGMMPPLPVQDAMIVALADDTHVQQQKARYRARRNMLRRALEGAGFRIDHSEAGLYLWATRGEPALDTVGWLAERGILVAPGTFYGPAGAEHVRVALTATDDRIAAAAQRLASTRRLAAS; from the coding sequence GTGGCGCTCGACCTCCCCGACTTCCCCTGGGACCAGCTCGTCCCGTTCAAGCAGCGCGCAGCGGCGTACGAGGGCGGCATCGTCGACCTCAGCGTCGGTTCGCCCGTCGACCCGACCCCTGAGGTCGTCCGACGGGCCCTGGCGGGTGCCACCGACGCGCACGCCTACCCGCAGGTCGCCGGCACGCCCGCGCTGCGCGAGGCGATCGCCGACTGGTACGGCCGTCGGCAGGGCATCACGCTGACGCCCGAGCAGGTGCTCCCGACCATCGGCTCGAAGGAGTTCATCGCCGGGCTCGCGCTCTGGCTCGGGATCGGCCCGGGGGACACAGTCGTGTTCCCGGAGGCCGCGTACCCGACCTACGAGCTCGGAGCCGCGCTCGTCCGGGCCGACGCGCTGGCATCGGACGACCCCGCCGCATGGCCGGAGAGCACGAAGCTCGTGTGGCTGAACTCGCCCGGCAACCCGGACGGTCGCGTGCTGTCCGTCGAACAGCTGCGCGCCGCGGTCGCACGGGCGCGGGAGCTCGGCGCCGTGATCGTCGGCGACGAGTGCTACGCCGAGCTCGGGTGGGAGCCGCCGTACGACGCGTCGCCGACACCCTCGATCCTCGACCCGCAGGTCGTGGGCGATCGGGTGGACGGCGTGCTCAGCGTGTACTCGCTGTCGAAGCAGTCGAACCTCGCCGGGTACCGTGCTGCCTTCGTCGCGGGGGACGCCGCGATCCTGGCCGACGTGCTGGCGGTCCGGAAGCACACCGGCATGATGCCGCCGCTGCCGGTCCAGGACGCGATGATCGTGGCCCTCGCCGACGACACGCACGTGCAGCAGCAGAAGGCCCGCTACCGGGCCCGTCGGAACATGCTCCGACGGGCACTCGAAGGGGCGGGCTTCCGGATCGACCACAGCGAGGCCGGGCTCTACCTCTGGGCGACCCGCGGCGAGCCCGCGCTCGACACGGTCGGCTGGCTGGCGGAACGGGGCATCCTCGTCGCACCGGGCACCTTCTACGGGCCCGCCGGGGCGGAGCACGTCCGGGTGGCGCTCACCGCGACCGACGACCGGATCGCGGCCGCGGCGCAGCGGCTGGCGAGCACCCGGAGACTGGCCGCGTCCTGA
- a CDS encoding citrate synthase: MSPAAAESTETATLTFPGGTAEFPILPSVDGASAIDISSLKKQTGLNTLDYGFVNTGATKSAITYIDGDQGILRYRGYPIDQVASGCTYLEVAWLLIYGELPTKDELDDFDARIRRHTLLHEDLRRLFDALPHSAHPMSVLSSAVSALSTYYEDDMDVDDPEKVELQTVRLLAKLPVIAAYAHKKAIGQAFLYPDNKLSFVDNFLRLNFGTMAEPYEPNPVLSKALERLLILHEDHEQNASTSTVRLVGSTKANMFASISAGINALYGPLHGGANEAVLEMLQQIKDSGEPVSRFVERVKNKERGVKLMGFGHRVYKNYDPRAKLVKESAHEVLQSLGVQDDLLDIAMELEQIALEDEYFVSRKLYPNVDFYTGIIYRAMGFPPRMFTVLFAIGRLPGWIAQWRELNNDPLNKIGRPQQLYVGHPERDLPAR; this comes from the coding sequence GTGAGCCCCGCCGCCGCGGAGTCGACGGAGACGGCGACACTGACGTTCCCGGGTGGCACGGCGGAGTTCCCGATCCTGCCGAGCGTCGACGGCGCGTCCGCCATCGACATCTCCTCGCTGAAGAAGCAGACCGGGCTGAACACGCTCGACTACGGCTTCGTCAACACCGGCGCGACCAAGAGCGCCATCACGTACATCGACGGCGACCAGGGGATCCTGCGCTACCGCGGGTACCCGATCGACCAGGTCGCATCGGGGTGCACCTACCTCGAGGTCGCGTGGCTCCTCATCTACGGCGAGCTCCCCACGAAGGACGAGCTCGACGACTTCGACGCCCGCATCCGTCGGCACACGCTGCTGCACGAGGACCTCCGCCGGCTCTTCGACGCACTGCCGCACTCGGCGCACCCGATGTCGGTGCTGTCGAGCGCCGTGAGCGCACTGTCCACGTACTACGAGGACGACATGGACGTCGACGACCCTGAGAAGGTCGAGCTGCAGACCGTCCGGCTCCTCGCGAAGCTGCCGGTCATCGCCGCCTACGCGCACAAGAAGGCGATCGGGCAGGCGTTCCTCTACCCGGACAACAAGCTGTCGTTCGTCGACAACTTCCTCCGGCTGAACTTCGGCACGATGGCCGAGCCGTACGAGCCGAACCCGGTGCTGTCGAAGGCGCTCGAGCGCCTCCTCATCCTGCACGAGGACCACGAGCAGAACGCCTCCACCTCGACCGTGCGCCTGGTCGGCTCGACGAAGGCGAACATGTTCGCGTCGATCTCCGCCGGCATCAACGCGCTGTACGGGCCGCTGCACGGTGGCGCGAACGAGGCCGTGCTCGAGATGCTGCAGCAGATCAAGGACTCCGGCGAGCCGGTGTCGCGCTTCGTCGAGCGGGTGAAGAACAAGGAGCGCGGGGTGAAGCTCATGGGCTTCGGGCACCGCGTCTACAAGAACTACGACCCGCGCGCGAAGCTCGTGAAGGAGTCCGCGCACGAGGTGCTGCAGTCGCTCGGGGTGCAGGACGACCTGCTCGACATCGCGATGGAGCTCGAGCAGATCGCGCTCGAGGACGAGTACTTCGTCAGCCGCAAGCTCTACCCGAACGTCGACTTCTACACGGGCATCATCTACCGGGCGATGGGCTTCCCGCCGCGCATGTTCACGGTGTTGTTCGCCATCGGGCGTCTGCCGGGGTGGATCGCCCAGTGGCGTGAGCTCAACAACGACCCGCTCAACAAGATCGGCCGCCCGCAGCAGCTCTACGTGGGGCACCCGGAGCGGGACCTGCCCGCTCGCTGA
- a CDS encoding alpha/beta hydrolase, which translates to MGATIAGPHGPVPVRQYGRPGRPTLVWLHGGGFFRGGLDQPESHAVATALAAHGLAVVTVDYRLAPLPGLPWVGRRGARPRARWPHARDDVLAVVRHTRAHTDGPLLLGGASAGACLASAATLGLLDAGDPPEGVVLAYGFHHARLPRDRAVQRTVRGHRRVTHAPWALDVANRNAVPRTALGQRTAFAGGQDLTGFPPAFVVDAASDAMRASGERFAAELVSAGTSVERHVLPDRHAFLNRPGTPAFRAAVDLLGTWATGRFPAAAHRAC; encoded by the coding sequence ATGGGGGCGACGATCGCGGGGCCGCACGGACCGGTGCCCGTCCGGCAGTACGGACGCCCGGGCCGACCCACCTTGGTGTGGTTGCACGGGGGCGGGTTCTTCCGCGGCGGCCTCGACCAACCGGAGTCGCACGCCGTCGCCACCGCGCTGGCCGCCCACGGGCTCGCCGTCGTGACCGTCGACTACCGCCTCGCTCCGCTGCCCGGGCTGCCCTGGGTCGGACGCCGTGGAGCTCGGCCCCGGGCGCGGTGGCCCCACGCGCGCGACGACGTGCTCGCGGTGGTCCGACACACGAGGGCGCACACCGACGGGCCGCTGCTGCTCGGTGGGGCGAGCGCGGGGGCGTGCCTCGCGTCCGCCGCGACGCTCGGCCTGCTCGATGCCGGCGACCCGCCGGAGGGCGTCGTCCTCGCGTACGGCTTCCACCACGCCCGACTCCCCCGCGACCGCGCCGTGCAGCGCACCGTTCGCGGACACCGCCGTGTGACGCACGCCCCGTGGGCCCTCGACGTCGCGAACCGGAACGCGGTGCCCCGGACGGCACTCGGGCAGCGGACCGCGTTCGCCGGCGGACAGGACCTGACCGGCTTCCCGCCCGCCTTCGTCGTCGACGCCGCGTCCGACGCGATGCGGGCGTCGGGCGAGCGGTTCGCTGCCGAACTCGTCTCGGCGGGCACGTCGGTGGAGCGACACGTCCTGCCCGATCGGCACGCCTTCCTGAACCGACCGGGCACGCCCGCGTTCCGTGCGGCCGTCGACCTGCTCGGGACCTGGGCGACGGGCCGGTTCCCGGCGGCGGCGCACCGCGCCTGCTGA